One part of the Marispirochaeta sp. genome encodes these proteins:
- the uvrA gene encoding excinuclease ABC subunit UvrA, whose amino-acid sequence MKKLIVKGAREHNLKNIDLELPRDSLIVISGLSGSGKSSLAFDTIFAEGQRRYVESLSAYARQFLGRMDKPDVDYIEGLSPAISIEQKTTHRNPRSTVGTVTEVYDYMRLLYARIGIPHCPVCGKEIREQSVDQILDTIMDYPEGSRIMLMAPVVRGKKGEHRKIIEDAAKAGFVRMRVDGEISSLDEEIVLNKKQKHTLEIIVDRLKIQEDARKRLAESVETALEVADGQIIVLRMEKSGNKEEFFSQKNSCPDCGISIPELQPRLFSFNNPFGACEVCAGLGMTMEFDPALIIPDPSLSFNEGAIKTHNPDSAWHRSWFESLADHFGFDLDTPIQDLDKDIWHILLHGSEDVIDVTYVNRKKTGRFEYSTNFKGIINDLNRRYRESRSPGIKDWLEGFMRQQSCTACGGKRLKPEALAVTVGGENVHSLTCRSVQDLLDFFDDIQLTTTEKHISAQIMKEIVDRLTFMKKVGLEYLTLERQSATLSGGEAQRIRLATQVGSQLVGVLYILDEPTIGLHQRDNQRLIETLCHLRDIGNTLIVVEHDDMTIRTADYIVDLGPGAGIHGGYITAHGTLEQVLKAPDSLTGQYLRGELSIPVPAERRRGNGKEITIYGAAEHNLKHIDVSFALGTFTAITGVSGSGKSTLMENLLFPILRNAVSHYKLEPGVYDRVEGVEEVDKIINIDQSPIGRTPRSNPATYVGLFTPIRELFASLPESRARGYKAGRFSFNVKGGRCENCQGDGTIKIEMHFLPDVYVTCDVCKGKRFNRETLDVRYKGKNIHDVLDMSVEEALEFFEKIPSVNRRLETLQAVGLNYVKLGQSALTLSGGEAQRVKLSLELSKRSTGKTFYILDEPTTGLHFADVKKLLEVLQMLVDKGNTVVLIEHNLDVIKQADYIIDLGPEGGVKGGHIVAKGTPEEILEVPGSYTAHYLREVMK is encoded by the coding sequence ATGAAAAAGCTGATAGTTAAAGGTGCCCGGGAGCATAACCTTAAGAATATAGATCTTGAGCTGCCCCGGGACTCACTGATTGTTATTTCCGGCCTGAGCGGCAGCGGTAAGTCTTCCCTGGCCTTTGATACAATTTTTGCTGAAGGCCAGCGCCGCTATGTTGAGTCCCTCTCTGCCTATGCCCGGCAGTTCCTTGGCCGGATGGACAAGCCCGATGTCGATTATATAGAGGGACTTTCGCCTGCAATCTCCATTGAGCAGAAAACTACCCACCGCAACCCCCGTTCCACAGTTGGCACAGTCACGGAAGTCTACGATTACATGCGGCTTTTGTACGCCCGCATCGGAATTCCCCATTGTCCCGTCTGCGGCAAGGAGATCCGGGAGCAGTCGGTGGACCAGATTCTGGATACCATCATGGATTATCCCGAGGGCAGCAGAATCATGTTAATGGCTCCCGTTGTCAGGGGAAAAAAGGGAGAACACCGCAAGATCATTGAGGATGCGGCAAAAGCGGGTTTTGTCCGCATGCGGGTCGACGGAGAAATCAGCTCTCTGGATGAAGAGATTGTTCTTAACAAAAAGCAAAAGCATACCCTGGAAATCATTGTAGATCGGTTGAAAATCCAGGAGGACGCACGAAAACGGCTTGCAGAATCGGTGGAGACCGCCCTTGAAGTCGCCGACGGGCAGATTATCGTGCTGAGAATGGAAAAAAGCGGTAATAAGGAGGAGTTTTTCAGCCAGAAGAACTCCTGCCCTGACTGCGGCATCAGTATCCCGGAGCTGCAGCCCAGGCTCTTCAGCTTTAACAATCCTTTCGGTGCCTGCGAGGTCTGCGCCGGCCTGGGAATGACCATGGAATTCGATCCTGCCCTGATTATTCCTGATCCCTCTTTGTCATTTAACGAAGGAGCAATAAAAACTCACAATCCTGATTCTGCCTGGCACCGCAGCTGGTTCGAATCCCTGGCGGATCATTTCGGTTTCGATCTGGATACCCCAATACAGGATCTGGACAAGGACATTTGGCATATCCTTCTGCACGGCAGTGAAGATGTGATTGACGTAACCTATGTGAACCGGAAAAAGACGGGACGTTTTGAATACTCTACCAATTTTAAGGGTATTATCAATGATCTGAACAGGCGTTATCGGGAGAGCCGTTCTCCGGGAATTAAGGATTGGCTTGAAGGCTTCATGCGGCAGCAGTCGTGTACCGCCTGCGGGGGAAAGCGGCTTAAGCCCGAGGCTCTGGCTGTTACGGTGGGGGGCGAAAATGTTCACTCCCTTACCTGCCGTTCGGTACAGGACCTGCTCGATTTCTTTGACGATATTCAGCTGACCACTACGGAAAAGCATATATCCGCCCAGATTATGAAGGAGATTGTAGATCGTCTTACCTTTATGAAAAAGGTTGGACTGGAGTATCTTACCCTGGAACGCCAGTCGGCTACCCTGTCAGGGGGAGAAGCCCAGCGTATACGCCTTGCTACACAAGTCGGGTCCCAGCTGGTGGGTGTGCTCTATATTCTGGATGAGCCGACCATCGGGCTGCATCAGCGGGACAATCAGCGCCTGATTGAAACCCTTTGTCACCTGAGGGACATCGGCAACACCCTTATTGTAGTCGAGCACGATGATATGACCATCAGGACTGCCGACTATATTGTGGACCTGGGTCCCGGCGCGGGTATCCATGGCGGGTATATAACAGCCCACGGAACCCTGGAACAGGTCCTGAAAGCGCCGGACAGCCTTACCGGGCAGTATCTGCGGGGTGAATTGTCCATACCCGTTCCGGCGGAACGGCGTCGCGGAAACGGTAAAGAGATTACCATTTACGGCGCCGCCGAGCACAACCTGAAACACATCGATGTCTCCTTTGCTCTGGGAACCTTTACCGCCATAACCGGGGTCTCCGGATCGGGAAAATCAACCCTTATGGAGAACCTCCTGTTTCCCATTCTGCGCAATGCCGTCAGCCATTACAAGCTGGAGCCCGGGGTCTATGATCGTGTCGAGGGGGTTGAGGAGGTGGACAAGATCATCAATATTGATCAGAGTCCCATCGGCAGGACCCCGCGCTCGAATCCCGCCACCTACGTCGGGCTTTTTACCCCCATACGGGAACTCTTCGCCTCACTTCCCGAGAGCCGCGCCCGTGGATACAAGGCGGGACGCTTCTCCTTTAATGTTAAGGGCGGGCGCTGTGAGAATTGTCAGGGTGACGGTACCATCAAGATAGAGATGCACTTTCTACCGGATGTCTACGTTACCTGCGATGTCTGCAAGGGCAAACGCTTTAACCGGGAAACCCTTGATGTACGCTACAAGGGAAAAAACATTCACGATGTCCTTGATATGTCTGTTGAGGAAGCCCTGGAGTTCTTTGAAAAGATCCCGTCTGTCAACCGCCGCCTGGAAACTTTACAGGCTGTGGGGCTTAACTATGTTAAACTTGGTCAATCCGCCCTGACTCTCTCAGGGGGGGAGGCCCAGCGGGTTAAGCTGTCCCTGGAGCTTTCAAAACGCAGCACCGGCAAGACTTTTTATATTCTGGACGAGCCGACAACGGGCCTCCATTTCGCGGATGTAAAAAAGCTGCTGGAGGTTCTGCAGATGCTGGTAGACAAGGGGAATACTGTGGTACTTATCGAACATAACCTGGATGTCATAAAACAGGCGGACTATATAATCGATCTGGGGCCGGAAGGCGGGGTCAAGGGCGGACACATCGTGGCGAAGGGAACACCGGAGGAAATCCTTGAGGTTCCCGGGTCGTACACCGCCCACTATCTTCGCGAGGTCATGAAGTAG